Proteins encoded by one window of Gordonia jinghuaiqii:
- a CDS encoding M24 family metallopeptidase, translating into MSHTLSERDRRWALLNKAMADHGLDALIFAANDYRGHKGSLRYVADYNLCHKSGNAVMFRDSEPFLVLSGSLIGARKPATAWVSDYRFPGTTSEGLVDALRRRPKVQRVGIVGLNQVMKVGEYLALQQAYPHVAFVDFSDAFERIRAVKSAYEIAGAEESAFILDQCFSRLLEIVRPGITEREVAAEMYKVGCEFGGEDPLFLSMHTDFDNVHSHSTFDTPRDRVLNAHDVHTFSFEIIGPRGYWTELSRMVTFARPDEITARMGRAVAKGIAAGAEVLRGGVTPGDIQRRVLAGVESEGAKSSYWSGHSLGLDVIEDPMIGLDVVEDGDQSLQEPLAESMVVTLHPMVSDATEIASGYMSDTFVVDEQGSRKLSEHPTGLHRISRGVVEVDEY; encoded by the coding sequence ATGTCCCACACGCTGTCCGAGCGGGATCGTCGCTGGGCCCTGCTGAACAAGGCGATGGCCGATCACGGACTCGACGCCCTGATCTTCGCCGCCAACGACTACCGCGGTCACAAGGGCTCGCTGCGCTACGTCGCCGACTACAACCTCTGCCACAAGTCGGGCAACGCGGTTATGTTCCGCGATTCCGAGCCGTTCCTGGTGCTCTCGGGCAGCCTGATCGGCGCGCGCAAGCCCGCCACCGCTTGGGTCAGCGACTACCGTTTCCCCGGTACCACCTCCGAGGGGCTGGTCGACGCCCTGCGGCGTCGTCCCAAAGTCCAGCGGGTCGGCATCGTGGGTCTCAACCAGGTGATGAAGGTCGGCGAGTACCTGGCCCTGCAGCAGGCCTACCCGCACGTCGCGTTCGTCGACTTCTCCGACGCGTTCGAGCGGATCCGCGCGGTCAAGAGCGCATACGAGATCGCCGGCGCAGAGGAGTCGGCGTTCATCCTCGACCAGTGCTTCTCCCGTTTGCTCGAGATTGTCCGGCCGGGGATCACCGAGCGCGAGGTCGCGGCCGAGATGTACAAGGTCGGTTGCGAATTCGGCGGCGAGGACCCGTTGTTCCTGTCGATGCACACCGACTTCGACAACGTCCACTCCCACTCGACCTTCGACACCCCTCGCGACCGGGTGCTGAACGCCCACGACGTGCACACGTTCTCCTTCGAGATCATCGGTCCCCGCGGCTACTGGACCGAGCTGTCCCGCATGGTCACCTTCGCCCGCCCGGACGAGATCACCGCGCGCATGGGCCGGGCGGTGGCCAAGGGCATCGCCGCCGGCGCCGAGGTGCTGCGCGGCGGCGTCACACCCGGTGACATCCAGCGCCGTGTGCTTGCCGGGGTCGAGAGCGAGGGTGCCAAGTCGTCGTACTGGTCGGGTCACTCGCTGGGTCTTGATGTCATCGAGGACCCGATGATCGGTCTGGACGTCGTCGAGGACGGTGACCAGAGCCTGCAGGAGCCCCTGGCGGAGAGCATGGTGGTCACCCTGCATCCGATGGTCTCCGACGCCACCGAGATCGCCAGCGGCTACATGTCCGACACCTTCGTCGTCGACGAACAGGGCAGCCGCAAACTGTCCGAACACCCGACCGGCCTGCACCGGATCAGCCGAGGTGTCGTCGAGGTCGACGAGTACTGA
- a CDS encoding AraC family transcriptional regulator: MPSDLLTGYRACATTDLAQARAAVAARFCPHRLSVSAGGRLDLVHNSAPIGDDLTLNYMRYGSEVHITPGRVDDFYLVQVPVAGFARIRVGDTEVLSDRCTGTVSSPTRPLDMVWGDGCEKLVVYIRRTAVQEVAGTDDDVEPVIFDPRFDVTALAVQSWVRLVQFAVDALSSPAGSILSSPLVTSNFEQTLISGLLSIQPNSAHTATPSSAPLSRPVRTALALIEDRPDHPWKVSEIAHEVGVSTRSLQELFARELGTTPLQRLRRIRLDHARQDLVDASPADTSVTTIATRWGFFHVGRFAEVYRATYQELPSATLGR; encoded by the coding sequence ATGCCAAGCGACCTCCTCACCGGATACCGCGCATGTGCGACCACCGACCTCGCCCAGGCGCGTGCGGCCGTCGCCGCCCGCTTCTGCCCCCACCGGCTCAGCGTGAGCGCGGGCGGCAGGCTCGACCTCGTGCACAACTCGGCGCCCATCGGCGACGACCTGACACTCAACTACATGCGCTACGGGTCCGAGGTGCACATCACCCCGGGCCGTGTCGACGACTTCTACCTCGTGCAGGTGCCGGTGGCCGGGTTCGCCCGCATCCGGGTCGGCGACACCGAGGTGCTCAGCGACCGGTGCACCGGGACCGTCTCGTCGCCGACCCGACCGTTGGACATGGTGTGGGGCGACGGGTGCGAGAAGCTCGTCGTCTACATCCGCCGAACCGCCGTCCAGGAGGTCGCCGGGACGGACGACGACGTCGAACCGGTCATCTTCGATCCCCGGTTCGACGTCACCGCGCTGGCTGTCCAGTCCTGGGTACGTCTCGTCCAGTTCGCCGTTGATGCCCTGTCCAGCCCGGCCGGCAGCATTCTGTCGTCACCGCTGGTCACCTCGAACTTCGAGCAGACCCTCATCTCGGGGCTGCTGTCGATCCAGCCCAACTCGGCCCACACCGCCACACCGTCGTCGGCGCCGCTATCACGCCCGGTGCGTACTGCGCTCGCGCTCATCGAGGACCGCCCCGACCATCCGTGGAAGGTGAGTGAGATCGCCCACGAGGTCGGGGTCTCCACCCGGTCCCTCCAGGAACTGTTCGCCCGGGAGCTCGGCACCACCCCGCTGCAGCGTCTTCGCCGAATCCGCCTCGACCACGCCCGCCAGGACCTGGTCGACGCCTCGCCCGCAGACACCTCGGTGACGACCATCGCCACGCGATGGGGCTTCTTCCACGTCGGACGGTTCGCCGAGGTGTACCGCGCGACCTACCAGGAACTACCCTCCGCGACCCTCGGTCGCTGA
- a CDS encoding hydantoinase/oxoprolinase family protein, with protein sequence MSIRIGIDVGGTFTDFLLIYPDGRRRIHKTSSVPSDPPQAVLNGLTELAEIEGLPLQEFVARIGLIVHGTTVTTNALLTRRGPKTAMLVTEGFRDVLPMRHGTREEPYDNRLAQPEPITPRALRLPVAGRIDYQGKEVTALSEEDVRSAAATLRDAGVESIAVSFMHSHANPGHEQRAAELLREELGDIYITESAELLGQARYYERSSAAVLNSYAGPIISRYLSTLTGILDTVEFGGILLMMQSNGGVATPDELAKRAALSLLSGPASGPTSGLLVVDEHGWDSCITVDMGGTSFDAAVVKGGKPLIMTDGEIDRWSIALPAVDIHTIGAGGGSIASVDEGGLLSVGPQSAGAAPGPACYGRGGTRATTTDADVVLGYLDPESFLNGQMSLDRKASEDAIRRDVAEPLGLSVLEAAAGVYEIVNVSMATGVRDITVRRGLDPRDFPIVVAGGAGPVHAAAIAHELEIPVLITPRDSSIFCAAGMLVCDFKHDYVQSAHDRLDMIDPATLAATWARMAEEGRATLHGEGVIDDAISFEPALDLRYKGQWYELTIPVDPAAVSAAPDLETIAASFHAEHDGLFGYNSPEMPIEILNIRLSAVGRTSDERISLNSEVAVNMPVGAGRREIYSPQRREMVEVDVYRGAAMGPGTKVNGPAVIELGTTTIVVLDQYDCVVDKSGSFVMYLRDRADEVTSRLNL encoded by the coding sequence GTGAGTATTCGTATCGGAATCGACGTCGGCGGCACCTTCACCGACTTCCTCCTCATCTATCCCGACGGCCGTCGCCGTATCCACAAGACCAGCTCGGTCCCCTCCGATCCGCCCCAGGCAGTGCTCAACGGCCTCACCGAACTCGCCGAGATCGAAGGGCTCCCCCTCCAGGAGTTCGTCGCCCGCATCGGCCTGATCGTGCACGGCACCACCGTCACGACCAACGCTCTGCTCACCCGGCGCGGCCCCAAGACCGCGATGCTGGTGACCGAGGGCTTTCGCGACGTGCTGCCGATGCGTCACGGCACCCGCGAGGAGCCCTACGACAATCGACTCGCACAACCGGAACCGATCACCCCACGCGCTCTTCGTCTCCCGGTTGCCGGACGCATCGACTACCAGGGCAAAGAGGTCACCGCGCTCTCCGAGGAGGACGTCCGCTCGGCCGCCGCGACCCTGCGTGACGCCGGCGTCGAGTCGATCGCCGTGTCGTTCATGCACTCCCATGCGAATCCCGGTCACGAGCAGCGAGCCGCGGAGCTGCTTCGCGAGGAGCTCGGCGACATCTACATCACCGAGTCGGCCGAGCTGCTGGGACAGGCACGCTACTACGAGCGGTCCAGTGCCGCGGTCCTGAATTCGTATGCGGGACCGATCATCAGCCGTTACCTGTCGACCCTGACCGGCATCCTGGACACGGTGGAGTTCGGCGGCATCCTGCTCATGATGCAGTCCAACGGCGGCGTCGCGACCCCGGACGAGCTCGCCAAGCGCGCAGCACTCTCGTTGCTGTCCGGCCCCGCGTCCGGACCCACCTCGGGTTTGCTCGTCGTCGACGAGCACGGCTGGGACTCATGCATCACCGTCGACATGGGCGGCACCAGCTTCGACGCCGCGGTCGTCAAGGGCGGCAAGCCGCTGATCATGACCGACGGTGAGATCGACCGCTGGTCGATCGCGTTGCCCGCCGTGGACATCCACACGATCGGCGCGGGCGGCGGTTCCATCGCCTCGGTGGACGAAGGCGGACTCCTCAGCGTCGGACCGCAGAGTGCCGGGGCTGCACCGGGTCCGGCCTGCTACGGACGCGGCGGCACGCGTGCGACCACCACCGACGCCGACGTGGTGCTCGGCTACCTCGACCCGGAGAGCTTCCTCAACGGGCAGATGTCGCTGGACCGCAAGGCATCCGAAGACGCCATCCGCCGTGACGTCGCCGAGCCCCTGGGCCTGTCGGTGCTCGAGGCGGCCGCCGGCGTCTACGAGATCGTCAACGTATCGATGGCGACCGGCGTCCGCGACATCACGGTTCGCCGTGGGCTCGATCCCCGCGACTTTCCCATCGTCGTCGCCGGTGGAGCCGGACCTGTGCACGCCGCGGCCATCGCACATGAGCTCGAGATCCCGGTGCTCATCACGCCGCGCGACTCGTCGATCTTCTGTGCGGCAGGAATGCTGGTGTGCGACTTCAAACACGACTACGTGCAGAGCGCCCACGATCGTCTCGACATGATCGACCCGGCAACGCTCGCCGCCACCTGGGCGCGGATGGCCGAGGAGGGGCGCGCGACCCTGCACGGCGAGGGCGTCATCGACGATGCGATCAGCTTCGAGCCTGCGCTGGATCTGCGATACAAGGGCCAGTGGTATGAGCTGACGATCCCCGTCGACCCGGCGGCCGTGTCGGCTGCACCCGACCTCGAGACGATCGCGGCGAGTTTCCATGCCGAGCACGATGGGCTGTTCGGATACAACAGCCCCGAGATGCCGATCGAGATCCTCAACATCCGGCTGTCGGCGGTCGGCCGTACGTCAGATGAGCGCATCAGCCTCAACTCCGAAGTCGCGGTGAACATGCCGGTGGGCGCGGGTCGACGTGAGATCTACTCGCCGCAGCGTCGGGAAATGGTCGAGGTCGACGTCTATCGCGGTGCGGCCATGGGCCCGGGCACCAAGGTGAACGGTCCGGCGGTCATCGAACTCGGCACCACCACGATCGTCGTGCTCGACCAGTACGACTGCGTCGTGGACAAGTCGGGATCTTTCGTGATGTACCTGCGTGATCGCGCCGACGAGGTGACGAGCCGGCTCAACCTCTGA
- a CDS encoding hydantoinase B/oxoprolinase family protein: MVSNPDVSTTDTEPHVDPITASVLQRRVDSITKEMATMLMRSSRSPIFNEIGDLVTVIFDREGNTLAQAEFAAIIAFGAHPSLEYIIEYFGDDIHEGDVIIHNDVYHGGNQNADTGIYMPVFSEGQLIGWTAAKGHLADIGGMTAGGYNPNARDIWQEALRIPPLKVVDAGVLRKDVWDLLSANIRFEFVMEDIRAMIGCCTVGGRRLVEVMTRYGLADYESHWAYILDSSRRQVEAEVGRWPDGHYHGESFMTSDGVDNTKKYKIAVDIEIAGEQIVFDFSGSDDQAPGITNMPAAAAKGAVRIAFLMLMASGGIRIPTNQGLFEPIVTKFRKGSIIDPHFPAATIYGNQLSDEIVEAIMLALADILPDRVTAGWNKYMCTATNGVDPRTGEPFGTFTVFQRTGPGGVQGQDGWDALGFTGTAGQMRAPDPEMLELTTPHFLEYHEYLPDSAGAGEFRGGLGTRSAWRTYGEGQIGVTLADNMAAEGAFPARGLFGGHDSGLNELVIEYPDGTVKNWGSKEIVDLVPGTRIVSNAGGGAGYGDPKKRPAEKVRSEVIAGLLSTDSAREDYGVAISTDGEIDQELTASLRA; the protein is encoded by the coding sequence ATGGTTTCGAACCCTGACGTTTCGACCACCGACACCGAACCCCACGTGGACCCGATCACCGCTTCGGTACTGCAGCGCCGGGTCGACTCGATCACCAAAGAGATGGCGACCATGCTGATGCGCTCGTCGCGCTCGCCCATCTTCAACGAGATCGGCGACCTGGTCACCGTCATCTTCGATCGTGAGGGAAACACCCTCGCGCAGGCCGAGTTCGCCGCCATCATCGCATTCGGCGCGCATCCCTCACTCGAGTACATCATCGAGTACTTCGGCGATGACATCCACGAGGGCGACGTCATCATCCACAACGACGTCTACCACGGCGGAAACCAGAACGCCGACACCGGAATCTACATGCCGGTCTTCTCCGAGGGTCAGCTCATCGGCTGGACCGCGGCCAAGGGCCACCTCGCCGACATCGGCGGCATGACGGCAGGCGGATACAACCCCAACGCCCGCGACATCTGGCAGGAGGCCCTACGCATCCCGCCGCTGAAGGTCGTCGATGCCGGCGTGCTGCGCAAGGACGTCTGGGATCTCCTGTCCGCGAACATCCGCTTCGAGTTCGTCATGGAAGACATCCGCGCGATGATCGGCTGCTGCACCGTCGGCGGCCGCCGCCTCGTCGAGGTCATGACGCGCTACGGTCTCGCCGACTACGAATCACACTGGGCCTACATCCTCGACAGCTCCCGTCGGCAGGTCGAGGCCGAGGTGGGTCGCTGGCCGGACGGCCACTACCACGGCGAGAGCTTCATGACCTCTGACGGCGTCGACAACACCAAGAAGTACAAGATCGCCGTCGACATCGAGATCGCAGGCGAACAGATCGTGTTCGACTTCTCTGGCAGCGACGACCAGGCGCCCGGCATCACCAACATGCCGGCCGCCGCCGCCAAGGGTGCGGTACGCATCGCGTTCCTGATGCTGATGGCGTCCGGCGGTATCCGAATCCCCACCAACCAGGGACTTTTCGAGCCGATCGTGACGAAGTTCCGCAAGGGTTCGATCATCGACCCCCACTTCCCCGCCGCCACGATCTACGGCAACCAACTGTCCGACGAGATCGTCGAGGCCATCATGCTCGCTCTCGCCGACATCCTGCCCGACCGCGTCACCGCCGGCTGGAACAAGTACATGTGCACGGCGACCAACGGCGTCGACCCGCGCACGGGCGAGCCCTTCGGTACCTTCACCGTGTTCCAGCGAACCGGGCCCGGCGGTGTTCAGGGCCAAGACGGTTGGGATGCGCTGGGATTCACCGGTACCGCAGGTCAGATGCGCGCCCCGGACCCCGAGATGCTCGAACTGACCACCCCCCATTTCCTCGAATACCATGAGTACCTGCCGGATTCGGCCGGTGCCGGCGAGTTCCGCGGCGGTCTCGGCACGCGGTCGGCCTGGCGGACCTACGGTGAGGGTCAGATCGGCGTCACCCTGGCCGACAACATGGCCGCCGAGGGCGCCTTCCCGGCACGCGGCCTGTTCGGCGGTCACGACTCCGGCCTGAACGAACTGGTCATCGAGTACCCCGACGGCACCGTCAAGAACTGGGGTTCCAAGGAAATCGTCGACCTCGTCCCCGGGACGCGCATCGTCTCCAACGCCGGTGGCGGGGCGGGTTATGGCGACCCGAAGAAGCGGCCGGCGGAGAAGGTCCGCAGCGAGGTCATCGCGGGTCTTCTGTCCACCGACAGCGCTCGCGAGGATTACGGCGTGGCGATCTCCACCGACGGCGAGATCGATCAGGAGCTGACAGCGTCGCTGCGCGCTTGA